A single window of Ictalurus furcatus strain D&B chromosome 3, Billie_1.0, whole genome shotgun sequence DNA harbors:
- the lamtor3 gene encoding ragulator complex protein LAMTOR3, which translates to MADDLKRYLYKQLPTVEGLHAIVVTDRDGVPIIKVANDNAPEYALRPGFLSTFALATDQGSKLGLSKNKSIICYYNTYQIVQFNRLPLVISFIASSSANTGLIISLEKELVPLIEELRQVVEVA; encoded by the exons ATGGCAGAT GATTTGAAGAGGTACCTGTACAAACAGCTGCCAAC GGTTGAAGGCCTCCACGCAATAGTAGtaacagacagagatggagttCCTATAATCAAAG TTGCCAATGACAATGCTCCAGAGTATGCTCTGCGACCAGGCTTTCTCTCAACATTTGCGCTGGCCACAGATCAAGGCAGCAAGCTGGGTCTGTCCAAAAATAAGAGCATCATTTGCTACTACAACACATATCAG atTGTGCAATTTAACCGATTGCCCTTAGTGATCAGCTTCATTGCAAGTAGCAGTGCCAACACAG GTTTGATCATCAGTTTGGAGAAGGAGCTTGTTCCACTGATAGAGGAACTGAGACAGGTGGTTGAGGTTGCCTAG